A genome region from Leptospira stimsonii includes the following:
- a CDS encoding metal-sulfur cluster assembly factor — translation MDLFNPKERQIYEELKHVIEPKIKMSVIDLGLVYNIKVEKYSAKIEITLPSLASPFGEYLQEEIRNRILLISGIKIVQTQVVWFPRWNFDLMAGENSKNKLGIYY, via the coding sequence ATGGATTTGTTCAATCCGAAAGAAAGACAAATTTACGAAGAATTGAAACATGTGATTGAGCCGAAAATCAAAATGTCAGTAATTGACTTAGGTTTGGTATATAATATAAAAGTTGAAAAGTATTCCGCTAAAATTGAAATTACACTTCCTTCGCTTGCTTCACCATTTGGTGAATATCTTCAGGAGGAAATCAGAAATCGAATTCTTCTGATTAGCGGGATTAAAATAGTTCAAACCCAGGTAGTATGGTTCCCAAGATGGAATTTCGATTTGATGGCGGGGGAGAACTCGAAAAATAAATTAGGAATTTATTATTAA
- a CDS encoding LBL_2463 family protein, with protein MSHLVLEKSSSNIKRKETDFQCRKIVGLENPNELKRVKEFIHSVFVAGGYTKSAYTAVDLDLWSTWFYVVNSENQILSAMRVVEKKPNNFLPIEMAVIDGSYPPRRYALIEENAADWNNVAFLNSRNGWRAAVLNFSTVAKHCLEKKYDTTYGFYDPKMKSIVRIYSSAGAKVSKVYNQLVFFPGSLHNDERVLLNIIEIPKASLQIIASKIP; from the coding sequence ATGTCACATTTAGTTTTAGAAAAATCTTCATCGAATATAAAACGCAAAGAGACTGATTTTCAGTGTCGAAAAATCGTAGGATTGGAAAATCCGAACGAATTGAAACGAGTAAAAGAATTCATACACTCCGTTTTTGTAGCAGGCGGTTATACAAAGTCAGCGTACACTGCGGTTGACTTGGATCTCTGGTCAACCTGGTTTTATGTAGTGAATTCCGAGAACCAAATTCTCTCGGCGATGAGGGTAGTTGAAAAGAAGCCGAATAATTTTCTTCCAATAGAAATGGCCGTGATTGACGGGAGCTATCCGCCCAGACGCTACGCACTTATCGAAGAAAATGCGGCTGATTGGAATAATGTCGCATTCTTAAATTCGCGAAATGGCTGGCGTGCCGCAGTTCTCAATTTTAGTACCGTCGCAAAACACTGTTTAGAAAAAAAATACGATACGACGTACGGATTCTACGATCCAAAAATGAAATCTATTGTCCGGATTTATAGTTCGGCGGGAGCTAAAGTATCAAAAGTATACAATCAGCTTGTTTTTTTCCCTGGTTCTTTGCATAACGACGAACGCGTACTTTTAAACATAATTGAAATACCTAAAGCCAGTTTACAAATAATTGCATCAAAAATACCATAA
- a CDS encoding LIC10906 family membrane protein, with product MGIVFGVSLFCSSSILLLGIYVFRVGERASFDTRTNFLTLAATLSVWVFGSGVREFIPESLSRVAPNWILIAAVFVPFYLKELSLSILENKYEPSYKFRILEYFLICYLVLSCLFSATIDVKEEGISVYKPRFAYHVLIFYSFVNISISIFFLLRKAILHRGIVRVRSTLLMLGTLFGFIISILFVYVLPFFGIFKGYLSVFGILIWVFLWSVAIIQYNAFESRSLYLKSRFVARRKLPLLSRFTYKPILILHSFVDPLDYRLQLRNSRAEVVKYIMDFHLSYQKNTNMKPSVRIRKITRIVERFLK from the coding sequence ATGGGTATTGTTTTTGGAGTTAGTCTTTTTTGTTCATCGTCAATCCTTCTCTTAGGTATTTACGTATTCCGTGTTGGAGAAAGGGCATCTTTTGATACCCGAACTAACTTTTTAACGTTAGCCGCAACGCTAAGTGTCTGGGTTTTTGGATCTGGGGTGCGCGAGTTTATTCCCGAATCATTGAGCCGAGTCGCCCCGAACTGGATATTAATAGCCGCTGTCTTTGTTCCCTTTTATTTAAAAGAACTCTCTCTCTCAATTTTAGAAAATAAATACGAACCTTCTTACAAATTCCGTATTTTAGAATATTTTCTTATTTGTTATCTAGTTCTTTCTTGTCTTTTCTCTGCAACGATTGACGTAAAGGAAGAAGGGATCTCCGTTTATAAACCCAGGTTTGCATACCACGTTCTAATCTTTTATTCTTTCGTGAACATAAGCATTTCAATTTTCTTTTTGTTGAGAAAGGCTATTCTGCATAGGGGGATCGTACGAGTAAGATCCACATTGCTAATGCTCGGAACATTATTTGGATTTATAATATCAATTCTATTTGTTTATGTTTTACCTTTTTTTGGAATTTTCAAAGGATATCTATCCGTTTTTGGAATTTTAATTTGGGTTTTCCTATGGTCCGTCGCTATAATTCAATACAATGCCTTTGAATCGCGTTCTTTATATCTTAAAAGCAGATTCGTTGCCAGAAGAAAACTTCCCTTATTAAGCCGATTCACTTATAAGCCTATTTTAATTTTACATTCCTTTGTCGATCCATTGGATTATCGATTACAGCTCCGGAATAGCCGTGCGGAAGTAGTAAAGTATATTATGGACTTTCATTTATCCTATCAAAAGAATACAAACATGAAGCCAAGCGTGCGTATTCGAAAAATCACGCGGATTGTAGAAAGATTTTTGAAATAA
- a CDS encoding SOS response-associated peptidase, translating to MCSRFAQSNRWSKANSFQFAKPINETRNRFNVVYTEGATIILKPDEDYTVEDAMFWLVSPWAESLEQAFKYTTANAKSETIFELRSFRDPIFQSRCIIPADAVFESIGKPGYKQPYALRLKNDEPFGMAGVSTIWKDPASNDKLRTFSIITVPANEIFSIYHEKKRMPVILPPEKYESWLDQKLKSRDEISRFFQSYDSNLMRAYPVSKLLLSQKSKLNTEECLKDISETEKSDSLF from the coding sequence ATGTGTAGTCGATTTGCACAATCTAATCGTTGGTCAAAAGCGAACTCGTTCCAATTCGCAAAGCCAATTAACGAAACACGGAATCGCTTCAACGTGGTCTATACAGAAGGGGCGACAATTATCCTCAAGCCCGACGAAGATTATACCGTCGAAGACGCAATGTTTTGGCTTGTCTCACCTTGGGCTGAAAGTTTGGAGCAAGCCTTCAAATATACGACTGCTAACGCAAAGTCGGAAACAATATTTGAATTACGTTCTTTTCGAGATCCTATTTTTCAATCACGTTGTATTATACCTGCGGACGCTGTTTTCGAAAGTATTGGAAAGCCCGGTTATAAACAACCGTATGCTCTCCGTCTAAAAAATGACGAGCCGTTTGGGATGGCGGGCGTTTCTACAATTTGGAAGGATCCAGCTTCAAACGATAAACTCCGAACTTTCTCTATCATCACAGTTCCCGCGAATGAAATTTTTTCAATTTACCATGAAAAGAAGCGAATGCCAGTGATTCTTCCCCCGGAGAAATATGAATCTTGGTTGGATCAAAAGTTGAAATCGCGAGATGAAATTTCTCGTTTTTTTCAATCTTATGATTCCAATTTGATGCGGGCTTATCCAGTTTCTAAACTACTATTGTCTCAAAAGAGCAAATTAAATACTGAGGAATGCTTAAAGGATATTTCAGAAACGGAAAAATCAGATTCACTTTTCTAA
- a CDS encoding LexA family protein yields MALKLLKPSYIKIPLLKIPLRASFPSPTDDYFQKRLDPRDLLDINQNTSFSMEVQGHGWSEYGILDKDILVVDRSLPLTNNRLVVVSYQEEFALRRIGKVDGVLCFFTAKEDGEVYHVEPESPVTIWGVVSRVIRVF; encoded by the coding sequence ATGGCACTTAAACTTTTAAAACCTTCTTACATTAAAATTCCACTCCTCAAAATTCCATTGAGGGCGAGTTTTCCGAGTCCCACTGACGATTATTTTCAGAAGCGTCTTGATCCAAGAGATCTATTGGATATTAACCAGAACACATCCTTTTCGATGGAAGTACAGGGACATGGTTGGTCTGAATATGGGATTCTCGATAAGGACATATTGGTCGTCGATAGATCATTACCGCTAACGAACAATCGCCTTGTCGTTGTATCCTATCAGGAGGAATTTGCACTCCGTAGAATCGGTAAGGTTGACGGCGTTCTTTGTTTTTTTACAGCTAAAGAAGACGGTGAAGTTTATCACGTAGAACCGGAAAGCCCTGTTACTATCTGGGGTGTAGTGAGCCGTGTTATCCGAGTATTCTAA